In Ictalurus punctatus breed USDA103 chromosome 3, Coco_2.0, whole genome shotgun sequence, the following are encoded in one genomic region:
- the LOC108263794 gene encoding macrophage mannose receptor 1 isoform X1, with the protein MCSYQFYWSHCFNHIYYFLVSFNTSVMEQHLFIFLFFTGVAPLVLSVSRKYYLIQQGKTWSDAQAYCRAEHIDLAIIESNDDMVRLQTEILKQQFSSSAWIGLYDDINSWYWSLGHETLGSWRLWNSGQPDNWVAQEWCGAATTSGWSDVPCTSNYPFVCFDDTKTGNQRYIYISNTKTWYDAQAYCRTYHTDLASARNATEYSVIQGLVSGVTWFGLIRDTWKWIDKTNFSTISWISGKPDNALGNENCGYLNNGQAGDAQCSDIMPFFCYRITTGQQQIVKVKVRSNQDVNDPAVKAAILEQIKQELKDHGMAENITVKWREQPDGKVFHKDTEKNTTGKEEL; encoded by the exons ATGTGCAGTTATCAGTTTTACTGGAGTCActgttttaatcacatttattaTTTCTTAGTGAGTTTCAACACTTCAGTGATGGAGCAGCATCTGTTCATATTCCTGTTTTTTACAG GAGTTGCCCCCCTCGTCTTGTCTGTCTCTCGTAAGTACTATCTGATCCAACAGGGAAAGACCTGGAGTGATGCTCAGGCTTACTGCCGAGCCGAACACATTGACCTGGCTATCATCGAAAGTAATGATGACATGGTCCGACTTCagactgaaatactgaaacaacAATTCAGTTCCAGTGCTTGGATTGGACTGTACGATGACATCAACAGCTGGTACTGGTCCCTTGGACATGAGACACTGGGAAGTTGGAGACTGTGGAATTCAGGACAGCCTGACAACTGGGTGGCACAGGAATGGTGTGGTGCGGCAACTACGTCAGGTTGGTCTGATGTGCCATGTACAAGCAACTACCCCTTTGTGTGCTTTGATG ACACTAAAACTGGCAATCAGAGATACATTTACATCTCCAACACTAAGACGTGGTATGATGCTCAGGCTTACTGCAGAACGTATCATACTGATCTGGCCAGTGCTAGAAATGCAACAGAATACTCTGTTATACAGGGACTGGTCTCTGGGGTCACTTGGTTTGGTCTGATCAGAGACACCTGGAAGTGGATAGACAAAACCAACTTCTCTACAATCAGCTGGATCTCTGGAAAACCTGATAATGCCCTGGGGAATGAAAACTGTGGTTATTTAAATAACGGTCAGGCTGGTGATGCACAGTGCTCAGACATAATGCCTTTCTTCTGTTACAGAA TAACCACAGGACAACAACAAATCGTAAAGGTGAAGGTGCGGTCCAATCAGGATGTGAACGATCCTGCAGTAaaggcggccatcttggagcAG ATCAAGCAGGAACTGAAGGATCATGGGATGGCAGAGAACATCACAGTGAAATGGAGAGAGCAACCAGATGGAAAGGTGTTTCACAAGGACACTGAAAAGAACACTACAGGAAAAGAAGAACTCTAA
- the LOC108263794 gene encoding macrophage mannose receptor 1 isoform X2: MEQHLFIFLFFTGVAPLVLSVSRKYYLIQQGKTWSDAQAYCRAEHIDLAIIESNDDMVRLQTEILKQQFSSSAWIGLYDDINSWYWSLGHETLGSWRLWNSGQPDNWVAQEWCGAATTSGWSDVPCTSNYPFVCFDDTKTGNQRYIYISNTKTWYDAQAYCRTYHTDLASARNATEYSVIQGLVSGVTWFGLIRDTWKWIDKTNFSTISWISGKPDNALGNENCGYLNNGQAGDAQCSDIMPFFCYRITTGQQQIVKVKVRSNQDVNDPAVKAAILEQIKQELKDHGMAENITVKWREQPDGKVFHKDTEKNTTGKEEL, translated from the exons ATGGAGCAGCATCTGTTCATATTCCTGTTTTTTACAG GAGTTGCCCCCCTCGTCTTGTCTGTCTCTCGTAAGTACTATCTGATCCAACAGGGAAAGACCTGGAGTGATGCTCAGGCTTACTGCCGAGCCGAACACATTGACCTGGCTATCATCGAAAGTAATGATGACATGGTCCGACTTCagactgaaatactgaaacaacAATTCAGTTCCAGTGCTTGGATTGGACTGTACGATGACATCAACAGCTGGTACTGGTCCCTTGGACATGAGACACTGGGAAGTTGGAGACTGTGGAATTCAGGACAGCCTGACAACTGGGTGGCACAGGAATGGTGTGGTGCGGCAACTACGTCAGGTTGGTCTGATGTGCCATGTACAAGCAACTACCCCTTTGTGTGCTTTGATG ACACTAAAACTGGCAATCAGAGATACATTTACATCTCCAACACTAAGACGTGGTATGATGCTCAGGCTTACTGCAGAACGTATCATACTGATCTGGCCAGTGCTAGAAATGCAACAGAATACTCTGTTATACAGGGACTGGTCTCTGGGGTCACTTGGTTTGGTCTGATCAGAGACACCTGGAAGTGGATAGACAAAACCAACTTCTCTACAATCAGCTGGATCTCTGGAAAACCTGATAATGCCCTGGGGAATGAAAACTGTGGTTATTTAAATAACGGTCAGGCTGGTGATGCACAGTGCTCAGACATAATGCCTTTCTTCTGTTACAGAA TAACCACAGGACAACAACAAATCGTAAAGGTGAAGGTGCGGTCCAATCAGGATGTGAACGATCCTGCAGTAaaggcggccatcttggagcAG ATCAAGCAGGAACTGAAGGATCATGGGATGGCAGAGAACATCACAGTGAAATGGAGAGAGCAACCAGATGGAAAGGTGTTTCACAAGGACACTGAAAAGAACACTACAGGAAAAGAAGAACTCTAA